A single genomic interval of Streptomyces showdoensis harbors:
- a CDS encoding peptide ABC transporter substrate-binding protein: MRGAKSAKWVAGAIVVALAATACGGGKSDGGSDAKGAVDPNGIFSIELGEPEKPLLTGDTMESNGSAVMAGLFSTLVDYKADGSLEMINAESVTTTDSKTWTVKLKPGWTFHDGTPVTSKSFVDAWNWNANVKNAQGLASWFADIKGFDKVHPEAEGAKPTSDKLDGLKIVDDNTFTIELNTAVPYFAHKLAYIVFAPLPESFYKDPKAGGEKPVGNGPYKFKSWDHKKQIEITRFDGYKGPNKAKNGGVLFKNYTTLEAAYEDLKSGNVDVLRQLAPKDLPVYRQDLGDRAVDQAYSAIQTIAVAFYADQWKKPKQVDPKVIQGLSMAIDRATITKTVLNGTREPATGWVAKGVLGYQPNAVDVTKFDPAKAKELIKAGGGVPNNKISIQYNADGGHKEWVEAVCNSITQSTGVQCVGDGKPDFQADLTARKTKQVKSLYRSGWVLDYPVNANFISDLFRTGAGGNQGDFSNKELDAKIAKADSAKTLDESVKAYQAIEKDLVNYMPSIPLWYYKVNAGYSEKVSGVAYGQDGDPILTGVEVKK; encoded by the coding sequence ATGCGCGGTGCCAAGAGCGCCAAGTGGGTAGCGGGCGCGATCGTCGTCGCCCTGGCAGCGACCGCCTGTGGCGGGGGTAAGAGCGACGGCGGCAGCGACGCCAAGGGCGCTGTTGACCCGAACGGCATCTTCTCCATCGAGCTGGGTGAGCCGGAGAAGCCGCTGCTCACCGGCGACACGATGGAGTCGAACGGCTCCGCCGTCATGGCCGGCCTGTTCTCGACCCTGGTCGACTACAAGGCCGACGGCTCGCTCGAGATGATCAACGCCGAGTCGGTCACCACGACGGACTCGAAGACGTGGACCGTCAAGCTCAAGCCGGGCTGGACCTTCCACGACGGCACCCCGGTGACCTCGAAGTCCTTCGTGGACGCGTGGAACTGGAACGCCAACGTCAAGAACGCCCAGGGCCTCGCGTCCTGGTTCGCGGACATCAAGGGCTTCGACAAGGTCCACCCCGAGGCCGAGGGCGCCAAGCCGACCTCGGACAAGCTCGACGGCCTGAAGATCGTGGACGACAACACGTTCACCATCGAGCTCAACACCGCCGTGCCGTACTTCGCGCACAAGCTCGCCTACATCGTCTTCGCTCCGCTGCCGGAGTCCTTCTACAAGGACCCGAAGGCCGGCGGCGAGAAGCCGGTCGGCAACGGTCCCTACAAGTTCAAGTCCTGGGACCACAAGAAGCAGATCGAGATCACCCGCTTCGACGGCTACAAGGGCCCGAACAAGGCGAAGAACGGCGGTGTGCTCTTCAAGAACTACACCACCCTCGAGGCCGCGTACGAGGACCTGAAGTCGGGCAACGTCGACGTCCTGCGTCAGCTCGCCCCGAAGGACCTGCCGGTCTACCGCCAGGACCTCGGCGACCGCGCGGTCGACCAGGCGTACTCCGCGATCCAGACGATCGCCGTCGCCTTCTACGCCGACCAGTGGAAGAAGCCGAAGCAGGTCGACCCGAAGGTCATCCAGGGCCTGTCGATGGCGATCGACCGCGCCACCATCACCAAGACGGTGCTGAACGGTACGCGTGAGCCCGCGACCGGCTGGGTCGCCAAGGGCGTCCTCGGCTACCAGCCGAACGCGGTCGACGTCACCAAGTTCGACCCGGCCAAGGCCAAGGAGCTCATCAAGGCCGGCGGCGGTGTCCCGAACAACAAGATCTCCATCCAGTACAACGCGGATGGCGGTCACAAGGAGTGGGTGGAGGCTGTCTGCAACAGCATCACCCAGTCCACCGGCGTCCAGTGCGTCGGCGACGGCAAGCCGGACTTCCAGGCCGACCTGACCGCTCGTAAGACGAAGCAGGTCAAGTCGCTCTACCGTTCCGGCTGGGTGCTCGACTACCCGGTGAACGCCAACTTCATCTCGGACCTGTTCCGTACGGGTGCGGGCGGCAACCAGGGCGACTTCTCCAACAAGGAGCTGGACGCCAAGATCGCGAAGGCCGACTCGGCCAAGACGCTCGACGAGTCGGTCAAGGCATACCAGGCCATCGAGAAGGACCTGGTCAACTACATGCCGTCGATCCCGCTCTGGTACTACAAGGTCAACGCGGGCTACTCGGAGAAGGTTTCCGGCGTGGCGTACGGCCAGGACGGCGACCCGATCCTGACCGGCGTCGAGGTCAAGAAGTAA
- the typA gene encoding translational GTPase TypA: protein MPTRHDIRNVAIVAHVDHGKTTIVDAMLKQAGAFAAHQQLDDRMMDSNDLEREKGITILAKNTAVKYHPKDGGAPITINIIDTPGHADFGGEVERGLSMVDAVVLLVDASEGPLPQTRFVLRKALQQRKPVILCINKTDRPDSRIDEVVNETYDLFLDLDADEDQIEFPIVYACGRDGIASLTKPENGTVPADSDNLEPFFSAILEHVPAPVYDEEAPLQAHVTNLDADNFLGRIALLRVEQGELRKGQTVAWIKRDGTISNVRITELMMTEALTRKPAEVAGPGDICAVAGIPDIMIGETLADPENPIALPLITVDQPAISMTIGTNTSPLVGRGGTGKGADAKAAVKNRKVTARQVKDRLDRELIGNVSLRVLDTERPDAWEVQGRGELALAILVEQMRREGFELTIGKPQVVTKMVDGKVHEPVERLTVDVPEEHMGAVTQLMGVRKGRMDNMSNHGSGWVRMEFVVPSRGLIGFRTEFLTNTRGTGIAHSIHEGHEPWFGTLTTRNNGSLVADRAGAVTAFAMTNLQERGVLFTDPGTEVYEGMIVGENSRSDDMDVNITKEKKLTNMRSASADSFEAIVPPRKLSLEQSLEFCRDDECVEVTPEAVRIRKVILDQNARGRASSRAKNA from the coding sequence ATGCCCACGCGCCACGACATCCGTAACGTCGCCATCGTCGCCCACGTCGACCATGGCAAGACGACCATCGTCGACGCCATGCTCAAGCAGGCCGGTGCCTTCGCCGCCCACCAGCAGCTCGACGACCGCATGATGGACTCGAACGACCTGGAGCGTGAGAAGGGCATCACGATCCTCGCCAAGAACACGGCGGTGAAGTATCACCCCAAGGACGGCGGGGCCCCGATCACGATCAACATCATCGACACCCCCGGCCACGCCGACTTCGGTGGCGAGGTCGAGCGCGGTCTGTCGATGGTGGACGCGGTCGTCCTCCTGGTGGACGCCTCCGAGGGTCCGCTCCCGCAGACCCGCTTCGTGCTGCGCAAGGCGCTCCAGCAGCGCAAGCCCGTCATCCTCTGCATCAACAAGACGGACCGCCCGGACTCCCGGATCGACGAGGTCGTCAACGAGACCTACGACCTCTTCCTCGACCTGGACGCGGACGAGGACCAGATCGAGTTCCCGATCGTCTACGCCTGCGGCCGTGACGGCATCGCCTCGCTGACCAAGCCGGAGAACGGCACGGTCCCCGCGGACAGCGACAACCTGGAGCCGTTCTTCTCCGCGATCCTGGAGCACGTCCCGGCCCCGGTGTACGACGAGGAGGCCCCCCTCCAGGCCCACGTCACCAACCTGGACGCCGACAACTTCCTCGGCCGCATCGCGCTGCTCCGCGTCGAGCAGGGCGAGCTGCGCAAGGGCCAGACGGTCGCGTGGATCAAGCGGGACGGCACGATCTCCAACGTCCGCATCACCGAGCTGATGATGACCGAGGCGCTCACCCGCAAGCCGGCCGAGGTCGCCGGCCCCGGTGACATCTGCGCCGTCGCCGGTATCCCGGACATCATGATCGGCGAGACCCTGGCCGACCCGGAGAACCCGATCGCGCTTCCGCTGATCACGGTCGACCAGCCGGCCATCTCCATGACCATCGGCACCAACACCTCGCCGCTCGTCGGCCGCGGTGGCACCGGCAAGGGCGCGGACGCCAAGGCCGCCGTCAAGAACCGCAAGGTCACCGCCCGCCAGGTCAAGGACCGTCTGGACCGCGAGCTGATCGGTAACGTCTCGCTCCGCGTCCTCGACACCGAGCGTCCGGACGCTTGGGAGGTCCAGGGCCGTGGTGAGCTCGCGCTCGCCATCCTGGTCGAGCAGATGCGCCGTGAGGGCTTCGAGCTCACCATCGGCAAGCCCCAGGTCGTCACTAAGATGGTCGACGGCAAGGTCCACGAGCCCGTCGAGCGCCTCACGGTCGACGTGCCCGAGGAGCACATGGGCGCCGTCACGCAGCTCATGGGCGTCCGCAAGGGCCGCATGGACAACATGTCGAACCACGGCTCCGGCTGGGTCCGCATGGAGTTCGTCGTCCCGTCCCGCGGCCTCATCGGCTTCCGTACGGAGTTCCTCACCAACACCCGCGGCACGGGCATCGCCCACTCGATCCACGAGGGTCACGAGCCGTGGTTCGGCACGCTGACCACCCGTAACAACGGCTCGCTGGTTGCCGACCGCGCCGGTGCCGTCACCGCCTTCGCGATGACGAATCTGCAGGAGCGCGGCGTGCTGTTCACCGACCCCGGCACCGAGGTGTACGAGGGCATGATCGTCGGCGAGAACTCGCGCTCCGACGACATGGACGTGAACATCACCAAGGAGAAGAAGCTCACCAACATGCGCTCCGCCTCCGCCGACTCCTTCGAGGCGATCGTCCCGCCGCGCAAGCTCTCCCTGGAGCAGTCCCTGGAGTTCTGCCGCGACGACGAGTGCGTCGAGGTCACCCCGGAGGCCGTGCGCATCCGCAAGGTCATCCTGGACCAGAACGCGCGCGGTCGCGCCTCCTCGCGCGCCAAGAACGCCTGA